The sequence ctcccactttggcctcccaagtagctgggaatacaggtacacaccaccacacctggctaataatTCTGCCATTTAGACTGCTTATTCTTGCTTATATGTGTgaactctctttttctctgctgTAATAAAATGGCACCAGACAAGGTTAAAACCATTGTCAGGTGGCTACAGGTTGGGGTAACTCATCCagtaccactttttttttttaaaggtagaatCAATTAAATAAGCTATAAAACCACCTCAACTGTGGTATCAACCAATGCCAACCCTGGCAGCATAAGAAACACAATGACAGTGTTCTACCTGTCCATCCAGTTAATAACTCCCAAAGAAAAGAAGGTAAGTTCTGGTTGGCATAACTTGTTCTAAATGCATCCATCTTATTgcttctaaaagtaaaaaaatacgAATCCTAACATTTGGCTAAATTTGGCTAATGACTGATATAAACTCTTCTGGCCTGCAGTTTCAGCAGTATATTCCCAATCACcccctacttctttttttttttttttaaagatcaggcTTAAGTTTGTTCATATCCAGTCTCTGGCATCTCTTTGTAAGCAAGGAGTTGTTTTATTCACTGCTCTGATgcttcctggcacacagtaggctacatatatgtatatacatatgtatatgtatatatatgtatacgtaggctacatatgtgtgtatatgtatacatatttatatatgtatgttaagtgaatgaattaatgccttcaacaaatatttgacaGTGATTTCATGACTGCTTTTATTAGTTATTTTGGCAATCACTTATAACTGCTAACTTCTGCTTGCCCATCAGCCCTTAGCTTAAATGTTACTTCCTTCAGGATGCCTTCCTGATCCCCTCCACTAGTTTAGGTGCTCCTGATCTCTGCTCCCTTTCATACAACTCTTATGACTGATAAAAATGGCATGAGGGaaatttccatgtttattgtgttcatctttgtatccctAATTCCAAACTTCCCAAGCTTGGCACCCAGCACCCAGCAGGTtcttaatatttgttgagtgaatgaataaatgaagtaaatTGGAAATGTAATTTGTCTTTGTCTAAAGGCAATAACTCATTCAATATAACCTTGTCACTTGTCTTGACCTTcacctccttttttctttaacaacCTTATTGAGGGAAAATTTACATACCATAAGATTCACCCATTAAGCtcttcttactaatttttttctctctcatttttgtgtgtgaaggTCATTTTCTAAtggcaaaaatggaaagaaaatagaagtagAATGTTGTGGAATCTTAGATAATGAATTGGCTCTTAGAGCCCAGTTTAGCAGGGTTTACTTCTCAGTTTTACTTTTCAATTGTGACTGTAAGCAAATTAACTTCTGTAGGCCTGGGATTCTGATCTGTAAAATTGCACTAATATGAATCTCTTCCTGGGCTCctctaaggattaaatgagacgaCACATGCAAAGAATCCCCAAAAACAATAACTCAAAAAACGTTgattccctcccttccctctgtcATCTGTTAACCTCAACTTCCTAAATAGAAAGTCTATTCTTTTGCCATCATCATTATTTTGTTTggagcctatttttaaaaaatactcaaccTTCTTGCTTCCTTCGCTACCTAAGTATTTCTGCAAGCCCACTTTATTTTGCAGCTTAGCTTTCCTGGCACAATTCTTACAGATTTTGgtctcttttaaaattcattcttcagcatatgctttctctctccatcttttgAATGTGTTGGTGGGAAAACCCCACCTGAGATGACTAGAGAACAGTGGTTTCCTTGGTTACCATTCCCTTTCTTCTTCATTGGGAGTATTCTGCGGTGaactcagaaattttatttttcaaagcttcccattcttttaaaaatgcttttccttttacagcCTCTCGCTCAAAATCATACCCTTCTTTTCCCTGGATCTGTTTTCTAAAGTCTCCAACCGCCTGCCTTCTCTGTGTCTTGTATTACCCTCACATCCCCCAGCTTTCTACTGCTCTCCCAGGACCAACCATTTCTTCCCCGGGAGTCACATTACATCATTCCTAATGCAATTTCTGTTATCTGCCAGATTCTGCTTTATTCTAGGCAGTCACTTAAAAATGAACCTCGGTACTGGTCTAACTTAACATGGAGGAGGAATTGTCTAAGGTTAAACGCAAACTGCTGAGAGATTTGGGGTGGGGGGCACACATTTACATTcattcatattaaatatatacctgTTGAATTTGTGCTTTTTCTCAAATGCTTCAGAGACCCGAGCTTTAGGGTAATTGGGATGGTAGAAAGGATGGGTTTCCAGAAACTTCGCCCAAAattaaagactccatcaaaaggACTGCTCCATACACTCAAGGAACACCCACCAACAAATCCCGTCTCCACAACCACCAGATTATCTCACCGGCGAGTGAGACTGCAAGGTTTGGGGGCCCGGCCGTACCACTCCGCGCTGCGCACGGGGGTTTCGTACCCATCTGGCCGCGACCGGCCGTTTCCCCCTCGCTTGGTTCTGCCCCTGCTCCCCCTGCGCAGGCCTCACAGTGCGTCTGGCCGGCGCTTTATAACTGCAGCCTGGGCGGCTCCGCTAGCTGTTTTTCGTCTTCCCTGGGTTATTTCTGTCGGGCGCACCGCGAAGATGCAGCTCAAGCCGATGGAGATCAACCCCGAGGTGAGCGCCAGGTGCACCGCTGCTCGGAGAGCGCAAGGCCGAGGGAGAGAGAGCTGAGTCGCTGACCGGTTCGGTTTTGCTTTTTTGCATTTGCCTTTCAGATGCTGAACAAAGTGAGTGGCGTCTCGCGCCGTCTCTGGCCCCCTCCCCCGCGAGCACCGAGGCGGGGGCGCCCACCGGCTGCGGCTGCTGGCAGAAACCAAGCCGCCCGCTGCGCACACCGGAGACGGCAGGGCTGGGACGTGGGCTGGGCGCCCTTTCTGAGCCCCTGCATTTAGCGGGTGACTTTGCGAAACCGGTCACGGGGAGACGGAGGGGCTGCGCCCCGTGGCGAGCTAGCGCCGAGCGGAGCTCCCGAGGGCGTGGCGCGGGCAGCACAGACTCGGCTGCACGGGCTTCGCGGGCGCCACGTGTGGGCCGCGCTTTGTGCTGTGTCATTGCGCCCGCcagggtgggggtggcagggcGGGACTGGGGCTCCTCCCAGGCTCGGGTGCGGGCGCGGAGGGCGCGCGCCTGCTGGCCCCGCCCTCTGGCAGGTGCCCGCGACCCGCGTGTCCCCGTGCCCCTGGCCGCCTTGTTTCCTCTCCGCAGGTGCTGTCCCGGCTGGGGGTCGCCGGCCAGTGGCGCTTCGTGGACGTGCTGGGGCTGGAAGAGGAGTCTCTGGGCTCGGTGCCAGCGCCTGCCTGcgcgctgctgctgctgtttccaCTCACGGCACAGGTAGGGCGTGGGGCCCAGGATGCGCGAGCCCCCGGTAGTGCACGCCGCTCCCCAACTTGAGGCGTCCGGGGCTTCCCGCCCCGCCACCTCCCCTGTAGGTGATGCGGGGCGCGCCTCTAAGCAAGGGAGGAGCCTGCCTTTTCGTGGTACCTACTCCCTGGGCTCCTGTTCCAGCAGTGCCTATTGCCTTCTCTCTCATCCGACCACAACTGCTTTAAATTTGGAAGAGCGGCAGTATCTCAGTTCCATCGATCCCGTTATCCAGGGAAATCATTCATCCTACTCATGAGTTCCCTCGAACTTGGGCTTTTTCGAGCCTCCGGTTCCAGGGAATGGCTGCTGGTTTCCCTTTAAGGGCTGTAACCTGTCAACTCATTGTTTGCTTCTCAGACTCCCACATAGCTGTAGAATGGAGGGGGAAGGGCTGTCCTAAATCGCAGGGAAACAATTAGGTTCGCTAATTCTCCGCCTCCATTGCCTGGGTTTCTGATAGTCTTAAGGCGTTCTTCTCACTTCTCCACTCCCACTACTTGCTCACTTGGTTTTTAGCCTCTTGAATGTATTTCTTAAAGCTTAATCATTTGTGTATGGCTTCTGTGCGGGAACCTCCTTCCTCTTCACTTATCCTCGTTCATCTCTGACCTTGTAGCTAAATGAAATGGGGGTTATTAGCTCAGTTTTGAAAGCACCTTTGCATTTCCCTTGAAGTGATTTTCCTCCTCCAAGTGTGTATGGATAGATGTATCTCAAAGACagcatcagatttttttttttaaaggataggATATTTGCTGTCTTGTGATGTATGGAATCCCAGTCATTAGCGTGGCATTGTCTTATCTCCTGTTGTTGTCACTTGGCTGCTGATGTGGGAGAGACTGAAATTAGCTTTAGCAAAACTTGGGGCATCACTCCAAAGGTGAGGTTAACTGAAGCACCGTCCTAAGGCCAGGTGTTCTGGAAGCATCTGTAGCCAAAATCAAGAGTATGGGAAGTTCCAAGCCTTCTTCCTAGTAAATAAGCTAAGTATTATGGGTAAATACACTTACTACAGCTAATAAGATGATCTCACTGACATGTTTTTATTGCTAAAGTCTTTTACTCGGGCTAAAAGGGAGCTGCCATATTGTTGGAAGTCGAATTAGCTTCTTGGTTGACCAGATCAGTCTCTTGTCTCCAGTTGAGCATcacacagggttttttttttttattagagcaACCATGATGACTCGGAGGTTTTGAGCAGCATTCAGAGGCAAGGCCTCTGGGAGGCAGTGGTGCAGCATGTTTGCCTTTAAAAGCTGAGTGTTCTCCTTTTGCTGGATCTTGTTAGAGAACATTCTAGTTTGTGTTATGTTTGAAAGAGCTCGATACTTTGTCCTTTAGTTTCAATTCAACCTATCAGATATATCGAGCGCCTTTTCTGCTACATAGAATGCCTACTGGACAAAACACTGAAGCCAATTGAAAGAAAAGTTGAGATTTTATAGGCTGACTTCAAAGATGCTAATGTTAATTTGGAAGGCATTTAATTTTTGACTGAGGGAATGTTAATGACCCCCTACATGGACGACTTCTGAAACATTAACATTACGACTGCTAGTAAACTATTTACAGAATGATTTGTAATAGTAAATAGTAAATAGCAATAGTAAATAGTAAACTATTTACAGAACTATTTACAAATGATTCCATGGAAGAGCTCAAGCAGCCCTAAAGGATGGTGCTATCCCATTTTAATGTTTCATCTAATTAGcctagaaaatgaaagaaaaactcttACTGGTCAATGAATACTAAATTGAGGATCTAGTTAGATAGCAGCGAAAAAGTTCTGCTAGTTGGAGTTTAAGTTGATCTTCTGGGGTAAAAGATCTTACTCTTCTGTTAGTACCAGAGAGCAAGCTTAAACTTCAGTTCGTGTACAGAAATGCAAAGCTACTAGAGTTGAAAATACGTTTCTGATGGTCTGTCTGGTTTTGCTTATTATGGGAAATCATTGTTTCTATATTAGTACCCTACTCTTTAACTGGGAAGTCCtaacttatttattatatttttatttttttagagacaaggtcttgaattcctgagctcaagtgatcctcatgcctcagcctccctagtagctgggattataggtgcaagccactgaCCCTGGCTCAAGAAATCATAACTTCTAAGGTCTTTAAAGCTAGTTAGTGAAAAGTCCAGATAGGCTTACTAAATTACTTGTACAAAAAGCTAGCAGATGCTTTGAGGAAATCCATTTCCTAGTCCCATTCACTTACCAGTCTCTATCCTCCTCCTCAAATTGCCAGTCTGTCCTCAAAGTAAACCGTTTAGCTGGCAAGGACAAGCTAGTGTCACATCTTCCTCTTGTAAAATCACAGCCCAATACCCTGGACCAGTTGTGTTTCCTTCCTTAAAAAGAGGGTGGAGGGAATGGTTAATTTCTTTCACTTGCTCTTTTCAGCAGTtaaggctgtttttgtttttgaagtgaAGTGTACTTGAGCCGAGTAGAAGTAGAACTTGAAAGAATAGTGAAATGTAAACCAGCTGGTGCTCTTGTTGGGCATTCAATTGACTGAAGCTTGATTAAGGATGCCTATGTGAAATACGGTTAAGtgttaaagagagaaaataatgaacTGGTTTGTTTTCTGACTTCATGACACCATTTTGGGCTGAAAGGTTGCAGTGGTGTCTAGACACAGCCTTGGGCAGTATCCAATGcagtcactgcactgcagcaccAGGGTGGAGTCTCCGAACCTCTCAGAGCCCCACTGGCCAGCGTGGATGTGGGAGGCAGACAGACGGGCCCTTCTCTGGGAGTTGACCAGCATCTAGAACTAAGGCTCCTGGTCACACATCCCCCTGGTGTTTCCATTTAGGTGGTAGAACTCACTGTGCTACCATCTGTTCTTTGCACTTTCATTCTGAGATGTAAAAACGCTTTTTACATTCGCAGCATGAGAACTTCAGGAAAAAACAGATTGAAGAGCTGAAGGGACAAGAAGTTAGTCCTAAAGTGTACTTCATGAAGCAGACCATTGGGAATTCCTGTGGCACAATCGGACTTATACACGCAGTGGCCAATAATCAAGATAAACTGGGATTTGGTAGGTGTGGGTTTTGAGGCCAGTCATCCTAAGCTTGAACTTGAAACATGGAGTTCAGAAACACTGTGTTCCCGAGGTCAGAGATGCTGTACCTTTTGAACCCATTTTGTAATGATGGTGTCACACACTTAAACTGACTCACAGTCTTCCTCAGAAAGGATTCCTAGCATTTCTGAATTTTGAAATGGTCCCATTTCACAAATTTTAGAGCTGAAAGTTCAAATTTTGAGGTCTTTTGAAATATGTTGTTCTTGCTATAGGTTTGTAATTAGTGCCTCTTGGGCTTGTCCACACTGAGCAGTAACAAAATGCTTACGTCAGTGGTTATCCAGTCAGATATCTCTATGCTGGACTGTTGTGTTTCTTTACATTTCTATTCAAGATCTTTATTTTCTATCTGAATAACTGAATTACTAAGGTTGAATTTTCTACCCCAAAATAATAATCTTGGTTTGGGAACCATTTTAGATTAGAACATGATTATAGTGTCATGTATATAATAGATGTGAACTGTACATTCTTAGGTGCTGTAAATACAGCAGGTAAACAAGGCAGCCCCGGCTTTTATGGCTGTAGAAATCTCAAATACGTGTTACAGATTAAGAATTGCTGTGAAAAAGTGACAGAGATTTGAGAGATGAGTGAAGTGGGAGGGAAAAGGGGGTCTGGGGTAGAAGAGAACAGAGGCAAGAAAGAGCTTGGCATATTGGGGGAGTGGAGCGACCTCTCTGGCTTGAAACTCGTGAATAGAGAGGGGTTAGAAAAAGAGGCTGGGGGAAAAGGTACAGCTCATCCACAACCCTGGAGGCAGTATTAAAGATTCACGTTGCTTAGCATGTTCGGCAAAGGCTTAAGTCAACAATAAATATGTAcccatttgtattattttatctgtgctaacatccatttttttctttaagaggaTGGATCAGTCCTGAAACAGTTTCTTTCTGAAACAGAGAAAATGTCCCCTGAAGACAGAGCAAAATGCTTTGAAAAGAATGAGGTAAGAGAACTTTCAGAGCATTGCCTTTAAATAACTCTAGAGATTTTTgtgctaattattttctttttttttgcaggCCATACAGGCAGCCCATGATGCCGTGGCACAGGAAGGCCAATGTCGGGTAAATGCAAATACAAAtcggagccaggctgcctgggtgcTATCTGTGTTTCCACTGAAATTGTTCAGGAATATCTTACTGGAACACGGCAAATGTTATCCACCCAAGGCCAAATGACACCAGAAAGTTCTGCCCAAATAATGCTTTGACTAGACCTTTTCAAAAGGCTCTTCAGAAATTGTATTGGCTGTTGAAATCTTGAGTAAATTCAAACTGACAGTATTTTGTTTAGATCCAAATGAGTCTTATAGGCCAGGTatagttgctcatgcctgtaatcccaacaatttgagaggtggaggagggtgaatcacttgagcccaggagtttgagaccagcctggcaaacatggtgaaatcccatctccacaaaaaatacaaagagtagcaaggtctgtagtcccagctactcgggaggctgaggtgagagaattgcctgagccctggaggcagaggttgcagtgagctgagatcatgccactgcactctggcctgggtgaccctgtctcaaaaacagaaatgaGTCTTACGGAGTGTACACCTCTCCTAGTAAGAGAGCATTTCAAATAATCTTCACAGGCTGTTGCGGAGAATGAAATACACCACAAAGGACAAGTTCTAGAAGGTTTGAATGTACCATAATCTGATGAGAACCTCTGAGTCAGCTGCCAAATTTAAGTCAGATTACAgtgtccttttatttaaaaaaaaaaaaaaaaaaaaaaaattggcaaggtCAGGCTCcattgcacaggctggaatgcagtggtgtgaccttggctcactgcaacagttctctcacctcagcctcccgagtagctgggattacaagtacacaccaccacgcctactaatttttatattttttgtagagatggggtttcagcatgttgtctgggctggtcttgaactcttatgagctcaagtaatctctctgcctctgcctcccaaagtgctagtgttacaggcgtgagccaccatgcccagccagatctCAGTGTCTTTATAACTACAACTGGCTGTGCCATTTTCTAGTATTGACCTTGGTTGAGATACTtagcctctctaagcctcagtaaAAGTCCTGTAGTAATAGCATCCTCATAGAGTTGTTCTGACAGTTAACAGTATGTTTACCTTAATGGGCTTAGCGTAGGGCCTAAGTATTAgcgataattttttaaaatcaaatcagTTCAAGTATATTTCACTTGAATtgcaagataatttttaaaataagttcagCTTACactcattttcaaaaaaatgtcTTGACTTTCTTTAGGTAGATGACAAGGTGAATTTCCATTTCATTCTGTTTAACAACGTGGATGGCCACCTCTATGAACTGGGTATGTTTCACTCCGTTTTTGGAACTCAATGTAGTTTCATGCATTCTTTCAGACTGAATCTCTTGATATATTGTTGTGTGACTTTATGGCACTTGGCATATCATTGTTTATAAAGCCACAGTAATAAAGTATTCTCATGAGGGCACTTAACCCCTTATTATCCCCAGAGCAACTTCCTGAGGCAATTGACCTAATCAGTGGCTTTAATACCTAATCAATGGCTTTAGTCAGAAACCATTGAAGAACGTAGATCAGATCAGTGCCAGGTGAAGGTACATATGATCAGACTTTCTTTTCCCATCTCCTCCTATAGCATACCCTAGTATCATCCTTTCTGGGCAAAGAATAAATCTGAAAAAGGATCAGTGCCTGAATATGACCTTACTTGTCTAAAAAGAATCTGGATATGTTGGAATAATTTCTATTAGCTAGTTTATGGCATCAAGAAAGACGACCTACCTTGTAAGATTCATTccttttgaatgaattaatggagAAAGACTTGTAACTGTGTTGTCTCAAGCCGAGATACCACCTACAGGCTTACAAAGGCAAGGGAATAGTGAAGGCAATCTAGTCATTGGAGGACAGATGAAATCTCAGGTGTCTCCTCTTCTTGCCTCCATCTTTCCTATACCCCAGAGACTGCATCTGACTTTTGCTCTGTGGCCCTTTCCTAGAGTTGGGGTACAGGCCCCTCCATTAGGGTAGCTGATTTGAGCTTGTACGATCTTGTAGACTAGAATTGCCTGGGATGGATGCCTAGGGACACTTGAACCTCATTTGCAGCCTGTTGCTTCATAACcaggcttccttttgtgggtttGGCAGTGGTTTTTGGAAGAATCTAAAACTTCCATCTGGGCTAGGTAAGCATGGTAGCCAGAAAACATGCAGAGAAAATCGacgtgtctggcttcttttgttaCAGATGGACGAATGCCTTTTCCGGTGAACCATGGCGCCAGTTCAGAGGGCACCCTGCTGCAGGTCATCTTTGGAATGCATCTCTTCCTAATGGGCCCCACAATTCTTTGGCCAAATTTTCTATTCTAAAGTGCTAACACTCTTCCAGGACAGCCAGCATCAATTGCCTGGGTTAATAGCAGTCTTTAGGGCTGCAAGATCATCTTAGTAATTCTGTCTACCTTATTTTATTGTGAGTGGTTTTAAACAGGGCTTCAGAGACACCCTGAGTAATCTGTTTCATGTGCTGTCTTTAGTCCACAGTTAGAATTAGCCTGAAAGCTGTTGCTTTGCTTCCTGGTGGGATTAAGGTGACCATTGTCCTCTCGTCAGATTACATCATGGTTAAAGACTCACGGAACAGTAGACTTTCATAATCCCTCTAAGACGACTGGATTTGGGTCAGTCTTGGAGGTAGTGTATTATAGGTTCTAGTTAGGTGGTTAAATTTAGGAGTTTTTCCTTCCCACATGGTCTACTGTTACAAGAACAAAAGAAGCAGATTTAAAATGCACCTGACAAAAACTCTTAATATCCAGGATTACTTTGTAACCATCCTGGACAGAAAAGTGATTCTGGACAAAGGTTGGTAGGTGACTCTAGGCCTTTTCACTAAAAAATAAGTGTCTAGAGTTGAATCAGTTTACTGTGATAAAGGAAAAATGCTTAATTATGATATAGTACAAAATACTGTTTTTAGCTTGCTGTGctgaagaaaaatacacaaaatgctGTTAAAATATAACTATACTTCATTTGAGTAGTAGTAGTATCAAATCTTTGAAAAACTTGCTGTGTGCAGACCAGGACTCAGCAAGCATTTTCTATAAAGagccaaacaaaatattttaggctttgtatgGCATATGGCTCCGTTGCAAGTATTCAGTTCTGCTGTTACAACTCAGCAGCCTATAGACCCTCTAAATGAATGTATGTAGCTGTTTTCCACCACCACAGGCTGGGTTAGGCCCACATGCTGCAGTTTACTGTACTTACGTGCTCTTCTAGGTGATGTATGTCTTTTATAGAAATCCTTTAATGACACAATGAGGtaggtattatccccatttcagagCTGAGAAAACTCAGAGTTTAAGGCCTGAGGTCAGTGACTTACATGGCAAACTATGGTTCAAACCTATATagtctggccaggcatggtggctcacgcctataatccagcactttgggaggccagagtgggaggatcgcttgagctcaggagttcaagaccagcctgggcaaaatggtgaaaccctgtctctactaaaaatacaaaaattagccgggcctggtggtgcatgcctgtagtcccagctgctcgggaggctgaggcacaagaatcgcttgtacctgggaggtggaggttgcagtgagccgagattgcaccactgtactccagtctgggcaacagagcaagactctgtctcagaagaaaaaaaaaaagaaaacttagtcTGCATTTAGAGTTTGTGCTCTTAGCCACTGTACAGTACCAATAGGACCTTTCATTAGAAAAGACCTCCCTTTGGAACTTCACAGACCTGATAGCCCCAAGGTGCTAGTGGACCACATTATGCCACTCTTAATAGGGAGGATTGATTGCTCTCGTCTGTCAGACACACCTGAGGTCAGTTAAAGCTAATTCTTGGTATTCAAGAGGTATGTGGGAATAGGAGTATGGAATGAAGAATAGACCTGGAGAGCCAGGATGGGATGGAGGGGTTGCATGAGAAAATCAGAATTTACTTGGTgagaataagaaaacagaggGAGAATTTCTGGTCTTTGATCCGTTTGGAGGAAAGACCCTAATCCTTCCTAGTGAAGCATTTAAGGTACATGCTAACTCATCTAACACTGCACTAATGTCATAAAAATGTGCCCCCCATTAGGATACTTACAAGTGTCATGTGAGTAGCATTTATAAGGTGTGGGGAAGGTAAAATTTTTCTATAGAGATGGGGCGGGAGggactcactgtgttgcccaggctggtctttaactcttggactcaagtgatctttctgcctcagcttcccagagtgctgggattataggcgtgagccacagtacctggctaaaaccttttttttttttttttaactattcgAATTAgaaacttatttaaaattaaaagagttT is a genomic window of Macaca mulatta isolate MMU2019108-1 chromosome 5, T2T-MMU8v2.0, whole genome shotgun sequence containing:
- the UCHL1 gene encoding ubiquitin carboxyl-terminal hydrolase isozyme L1, which encodes MQLKPMEINPEMLNKVLSRLGVAGQWRFVDVLGLEEESLGSVPAPACALLLLFPLTAQHENFRKKQIEELKGQEVSPKVYFMKQTIGNSCGTIGLIHAVANNQDKLGFEDGSVLKQFLSETEKMSPEDRAKCFEKNEAIQAAHDAVAQEGQCRVDDKVNFHFILFNNVDGHLYELDGRMPFPVNHGASSEGTLLQDAAKVCREFTEREQGEVRFSAVALCKAA